The following is a genomic window from Rhizobium sp. NRK18.
CCGGCGTTGACGCTCGCCTGCATCTGGGGACGGTGACGGCGCAGGAGATCACATTCATCGGCGCCCAAGCCGGCAAAACGCAGGCGCTCGCGCAGGCTTCCAGCCCTCGCTCCGCTCGCCTGTTCTGTCGTCGGCTTGTTGTTCAAGTCCAGTCCCCGCAATCGCCCATGGCCGGTCGGCCGAATAAACCAAATCCCGGAATCCGGCGGTCGAGGGGACGCTCCAGAGGGGAACGGTCTCCGACCACGCAAAATGCTCGCAAAATATTGGCTTGATTTACATACCGGCCCAGATCCGGTTCCGACGGTGCGGCGTCATGCCTTATGGGAATTTCGGCAGCAGATATCCCATCCCGACGTACAAGCTAATCATTATGGTTAATTCCTTGCTTGAAGGTTAATTTTTGGTGCCCTCTGCCGAACTAGTCAGATTTAACCACTTCGTCACTTTCCAGCAGGGAGGCACCGACAGCCAGAAGCAAGCTTATCGCTGTATCCAGACAAGAAGGGCATGTCAGTTAGACAGTATCGGGGGTTGTAACGGTGGTTGTTCTTGGTATCGCAGCATTCATTCTCTCGGCGGCTACGCTTGGCGCGATGACGCTTCTGATCAGCATCGAGCGCAAGCGCGAGCTGCCCGGCTTTCACATTTTCTGATCCGCCTGCACGTCTGCCGCCGGATGTCGGGCAATTGACATCGGCGGCCCTGCTTGGGAATGTCCGCGCGACATTTCACATGGCAGGTATTTCAAGATGAGCCTTACTTCCGTCAAAGCATTCTTTGCCGAAAACGCCCCCGATATTTCCGTCATCGAACTGGAGCAAAGCACGGCGACCGTCGAACTTGCCGCTCAGGGACACAGCGTCGAGCCCGGGCAGATCGCCAAGACGCTGGCGCTGAAGCTGGACGGCGGAACGATCCTTCTCGTCGCCAAGGGCGACGCCCGTCTCGACAACCAGAAATTCAAGGCGATGTTCGGCACCAAACCGCGCATGCTGGATCTTTCGGACGTCGAGGCGGAAACCGGTCATCCGGTCGGCGGCGTCTGCCCGTTCGGTCTGCCGCACCAGATGAAGGTCTATTGCGACCTGTCGCTCAAGGCCTACGACATTGTCGTGCCGGCCGCCGGGGCGATCAATGCCGCCGTCAAGATCGAGCCGAACCGCATGGCGGATCTGACAGGGGCGGAATGGATCGACGTCTGCAAATAGGCTAGCAGCAGGCCCCGGCCTCCCCTACCCGCTGCGATTGGTGATCCATCGGCATTGATAGGGCGCGAAGACAATATCGCCGCCCTGCGCGCGGATCGTTTCGCCGGACAGCAGATCCTGCCAATTGGCGCCGCCGATCAGGTTCAGCGACATGGCCGGTATTATGACCTCTTCGTCGGTCATGTTGTTGACGGCAAAAATGCTCTGCGACCGGTCCATGCTCTGACGCCAAAAGCCGAACAGCTTTTCGCCGAGATGCAGGGTGAACTGCGTCGCATTCGGGTGAAAGGCCGGCTGGCGGATGCGGATCGAAAGCATGCGCTTCATCTCCGCAAACACCTGCGCATGCCGGCTCCCCTCGTCCGCGAGCGCGTCACGCAGATCCGGATAATGCCAGCGATGGCGGTTGATCGCCCGGTTGTGGTCGGATTTCTCGACGCCCTCGTAGTCGTTCGGCGTTGCCAAGAGCGAGTGGATGTAGAAGGCGGGAATGCCTTCGAGCGCCATGGTGATCGCCTGGCTGCAGAGGAAGCGCTCCCTGTTCCACTCGTCCTCGCCCTTCACCGTGCCCTTCAGCGCATCATAGAGCGAGACGTTCAGCTCGTAGGCCTTGACGCCGCCATCCGGCAACTTGCGCATGCTGACGAGACCGCCGAAACCCTTGACGGTCTCGATCATCCCCGCGATCTCCTCGTCCGGGACCAGACCTTCGGCCGGGCGCAGGCCGATGCCGTCATGCGAGGCGGTGAAATTGAAATAGGCGCAGCCGAGCTGCGCCGGCGGCATCGCCATCTGCCAGGCGTTCAGCGACCGTGACGTGCCGTTGAGCAATCCATGCAGGATCAGCGGCGGCAGCGAGAAATTGTAGATCGCATGCGCCTCGTTGCGATTGCCGAAATAGCTCAGGTTCTCGACATTGGGGACATTGGTCTCGGTGATCAGGACCAGCTGTTCCTCGGCAAAATCGGCAAGCAGCCGCATCAAGCGGACGATTTCGTGGGTCTGGCGTAGATGGATGCAGCTCGTGCCGACTTCCTTCCACACGAAGGCCACCGCATCGAGACGGATCGTGCGTACGCCCTTGTCGATGTGCATGCGCATGATGCGCAGGAATTCGAGCAGAACCTCCGGATTGGAAAAGTCGAAATCCACCTGGTCGTGGCTGAAGGTGCACCAGACATGGCGGATGCCGTTCGCCGTCTCGACCTCGCGCAGCAAGGGATGGGCGCGCGGGCGCACGACCTCGGAAAGATCATCCTCCGGAGAGGCCTCGAAGAAGAAGCGGTCGTAGGGCGCATGTCCCTGCCGGTACTCGTTGAACCAGTGCGACTGGCTGGAGCAATGGTTCAGCACCAGGTCCGACATCAGCCGGAACTCGCCGGCAATGCGCTCGATATCCTCCCAGTCGCCGAGAATGCTGTTGACCGCGCTGTAATCGGTGATCGCGAAGCCGTCGTCCGAGGTATAGGGAAAGAACGGCAGGATATGCACCGCATTCACCGTGCCCTTCAGATAGCGGCGCAGAAAGTCGTAGAGCAGGTCGAGCGGCTTGTGCTCGCCATCGACGAGGCTGTTGCCGTAGGTGATGACATAGGCGTCACGCTCGTTCCAGACCGTATTGTTCTGGAGCATACGCCCCCGCTTGCGCGGACTGTGTTCCGTGCCCCAGAAGGCCGAGACGATCTGGTCGGTCAGCAGGTCGGCATCGAGATCGGGATAGATGGAGCTGGCAAGAACCCGAATTCCCTCCCGGAGGCGCCGGGGAGCCGTCCTTTCGGAAGCGGGCATGGCGGCATCTGGCGGAGGCGTTTCTTGCTGCATCGCAAAAAGTTAACATGATGACCGCGTTTGGCAACCGCAAACCGACGATCGCGGCCCAAATGGCAGCATGCTTGACCTTGCCACGATGGGAAGGTCTATGATGCACAGCATCAGATGATACCGACGCGACAATCCGGGAGAAGAGGATGAATATCGGCGACGCCGCCGGCGCTTCAGGCGTATCGGCAAAGATGATCCGCTACTACGAGACCGTCGGCCTGATCCGCCCGGCACACCGGACGGAGAACAACTATCGGGTCTATGGTGACGATGACGTGCACACGCTGCGCTTCATCAAGCGTGCCCGCAACCTCGGCTTCTCGCTTGAGGAGACGGCGACGCTCCTCGGCCTATGGCGCGACAAGACGCGTGAAAGCCGCGAAGTCAAACGCGTGGCCCAGACCCACATCGACGCGCTGGAAAGCCGGATCGCCGAACTGCAGGACATGGTCGGAACGCTGAAGCACCTCGCCCATTGCTGCTCCGGCGACAACCGTCCCGACTGCCCCATCCTGAACGACCTGGCGGAGATCAAGCCGGTATCGAAGGGATCACATCCATCGGCTCACTGACGGCATAAGCGGGGCGGATGGATGCATAACTTTTTTGCGTTGGCGCGGGACGCTCTTTTCGTAGTCATTGGATCATCAGTTCCACATCCAAGAACAACGAGGGGAAACCATGAAATCAAGATTGAACTATCTCTCCGTCACCATCGCCGCACTGCTGCTTTCGACCGCAGCCCATGCGGAAACCCTGCGTCTCGCGCATGAATCCTCGTCCAACAGCCTGATCCAGGAAGCGAGCCTTCTCTTCGCCAAAACTGTCGCGGAGAAGTCCGGCGGCGACATCGAAGTCCAGGTCTTCCCCGACGGCCAGCTCGGCGATGAGGCCGCGATTGCCGACGGCGTCGGCAACGGCTCGATCGATATCGGTCTCGGCGGCGTCGTCGATCCCATCGACCCGAAGCTCAATGTCATCACCCTGCCGTTCCTCTTCAAGGATCTCGATGCCGTACACGCCTTCCTCGACGGACCGGTCGGCAAGGAAGTCTTCAGCACCGGCGCGGACAACGGCTTCCACATGCTCGGCGCACTCGACTCCGGTTTTCGCCAGTTCGCGCTGACCAAGGGTCCGGTCAACACGCCTGCGGACTTGAAGGGCGTCAAGATCCGCGTGCCCGGCAACCCCGTGCTGCTGGCCACGATGAACGCGCTCGGCGCCCTGCCGCAGTCCATCCCGTTCGGCGAAGTCTACACCGCCCTGCAGTCGGGCGTCGTCGACGGCACCGAGCCGGAAATGCGCGATTTCGCCGACCAGAAATGGTATGAGACGACGAAGTACATGTCGCTGTCGAACTATGTCTGGACGCCCAATTACTGGTTCATGAACAACGACCGTTACGAAGGCCTGTCCGACAAGGACAAGGCTGCCGTCGATGAAGCCGTTGTCGAGACGACCGCCTGGTATCGCGGCAAGCTGGCGGACACCTACACAGAGGTCCAGAAGACCCTCGAAGGAAACGGCGTGACCTTCAACACCGTCGACCAGGCGCCGTTCCGCGACATGGTCGGTCCCGTCTATGCCCAGTTCGGTAAGGAATGGGGCGACGATCTGGTTGCCAAGGTTCGCAGCGCGGCTGCCGGCAACTAAGCCTTCAAAGCCTCCCAAGGCGCATGCGTTCGCGGGGCAGCCGCCCTGCGAACGCTCTTCGATCCGAGCGGTTCATGAACGACACATCCCTCCCCCATCCTCACGACCCGACGCTGCTGCGCTGGTTCGGCTGGCTGACCACCGGCATCGCCGTTTCCGCCTTCGTCGGCATGACGATCACGACGCTCCTGGGTGTTGCCGCCCGCTATCTGGGGCTGCGCGGTGTCGAGTGGACGTTCGAAGTCACCGGCATCCTGTTCCTCTGGACCAGTTTCTTCGGCGTCATCGTCGCCGAACTGCGGCGTGAGAATGTCGCCTTCACCTTTCTCGTCGACAAGCTCGACAGCCGATGGGGTCGCATCCCCGCCTTCATCTGCTCGCTGTTGACACTCTGGCTCGCCATCGAGCTGACGCGAAGCGGCATCGGCTTTGCGGCCCGATCCGGGATGGCGCCGACGCCTCTTCTGCGATTGCCGCGCCTCGTGCAGATCCTGCCCTTCATCGCCTTTGCCGGCGGCATCGCACTGATCACCTTCCTCCGCATCCTCCAGGGCCTGGGAGGCAAGGCGGCGCAATGACCATTCTCATCCTGTTTGCTACCTTCCTCTTCTGCCTCCTGGGTGGCTTGCCGATCCTCTGGGCGATGGGTGTCTCGACGATCGCAGCCCTGACCTTTGGCGACGTTTCGATGCCGCCTGCATGGTTGGCGCAGCAGATCGTACGCGGCGCGGACTCGATCTATCTGGCGGCGATCCCGCTATTCCTGTTTTCCGGCGAACTGATGAACCGCGGCGGCCTGACCCGACGGCTGATCAATCTCGCTGACTTCGTCTTCGGACGTTTCACCGGCGGGCTCGGCTTCGTCAACGTCGTCACGGCCTTCGTCTATGGCGGCATCAGCGGCTCGGCGACCGCCGATACCAGCGCGGTGGCCAAGCTGATGATCCCGGCGATGGAAAGCCAGGGCTATCCCCGCAGCTATGCGGCGGCCATCACCGCAGCGTCGGGAACGCTCGGCATCATCGTCCCGCCGAGCGTGATCTTCATTCTCTACGGCGTGCTGACCAACACCTCGATCGGAGGACTTTTCCTCGCCGGCGTGGTGCCGGGAACGCTGATCGCAGTCGCTTTCATGGTAACCTCCTGGATCGTCGCCAAGCGCGCCGGCTATGGCGGCCACAAGTCGCAACTGTCGATGCGGGCCTTCCTCACTGACCTCGTCAAAGCTCTGCCGGCGCTGGCCATGCCGATCTTCATCCTCGGCACCATCCTGTCCGGACTGGCGACGGCTACGGAAGCGGCGGCTCTCTCGGTCGTCTATGCTCTGGTCGTCGGCGGGTTCATCTATCGCGAACTGACATGGAAGGAGATCGGATCGGCGCTGGTCGAGACGGTGTCCGGTACCGGCTCGGTGATGCTGATCGTGGCCGTCGCCACACCTTTCGCCTGGATCCTGACCGTCGAGCAGATCCCGCAGATGGCCACCGACTTCATCCAGCATACCGGCGCCGGACCGGTCGGCACGATTGCGCTTGTCCTCGCCGTGCTGCTGTTCGTCGGCACATGGCTGGATCTCGGGCCGGCCATCGTGATCCTCGCGCCCATCCTCGCGCCGCTGCTTGCCAAGGCCGGCCTGCAGCCGCTGCAGATCGGCGTGCTGTTTACCGTCGCACTCGGCGTCGGCCTTTACACCCCGCCGGTCGGCACCAACCTTTTCGTCGTGTGCAATGTCGGCCGCGTGAGCATCGGCGCCGTTACCCGGCAGCTCGTGCCGTTCTGGATCGCGAGCCTCGTTGTCATCGTTCTTCTGGTCGCATTCCCCGGTCTCAGCGAATGGCTGCCGGGCATTTTTGGGAATTCCTGATGCAGCATCTTGTTGGTGGCATTTCAAGCGCCGGGCGGGCTCTTCCGGCGCTGAACGACCGGGCGTTCCGGGTCGATCACGCCTTCGGCCCCTACCTCGTCGGCGATGACGGCAGGCGCTATATCGATACCGCGCTGGGCTTCGGCGCGATCCTGCTCGGCCATGCCGATCCCGTGGTCAATGCCGCGGTCTGCGCCGCCATCGAGCGCGGATCGATGCCGGCATTCGCCCATCGCGCCGAGGAAGAGGCAGCCGACGCATTGACGGCAGCCTGCGGTCCTCTCACCTCCGCCATGTTCACCAATTCCGGCAGCGAAGCGGTGCACATGGCCTGCCGCATCGCGCGTGCCGTGACCGGCCGCGGGACGATTGCCAAGATCGCCGCCGGTTTCGACGGTTGGTTCGACCCGGTCGCGCTCGGCAATGCCGGCTCTGCCGAAGCCCTGCTTGGCAACGGACCGAGGCCGGTGCGCAACGGCGTCACGCTGCTGCGTTACAACGATATGGCGGATGTGGAGAGACTGTTTCAGGAAAACGACGACATCGCCGCCGTCATCTTTGAGCCCCTCCTCGCCAATGCCGGCTGCGTGGTGGCGGAACCCGGCTATCTGGAAATGCTGCAGGCGACCGCACGCCGGCATGGCGCACTCTTGATCGCCGACGAGGTGCTGATGGGGTTCCGGTCGCGCTTCGGACTCGCCAGTCACGGCATGAAACTGAACCCGGACATGGCGACCGTGGGCAAGGCGATCGGCAACGGCTTTGCCGTCGCCGCCGTCCTCGGCCAGCCCGAAGTCATGGCGGCCGCAGCCGACGGCCGGGCGGTGCGCGCCGGCACCTATAGCGGCAACCCGGTGGCAACCGCCGCCGTGGTGGCGACGCTGGAGCAGCTGGCAAAGGCAGACTACGAGGCACTCGCGGCCCGGGGCGAACGGTTGCGCGCCAGACTCGCCAGCACCTTTGCGGCCCAATCGCAGCAGATCTCGACCTCAGGTCTCGGCATGGTCTTCACGCCCTGGTTCGCAGGAGAAGCCCCCCGCTCCTACGAGGCGGCTGCGGCCACCATCCGCCCGGACAAGTCGCTTGCGCTGCATTATGCCTTGAGGGAACAAGGGGTGATGACCATGCCGCAAGGGTATGGTCGGCTCTATCTGAGCTTCGCCCATGACGACGCCGTCATCGAGCAGATGGAAGGCGCAATCCGGCTGGCGGCGACAGCGCTTCAAGAGGGCTGAATTCCGATCGCAGGAAGGATGCCAGCTTGCGCCCGGCGAGGCTGACCCCGGGCGCCATGATCAGCGCCAGCTCGAGTTCCGGCAGCGGCGGCAGGCCATCAGCTTCCGACAGGACGCGATGTTCGAAGGTCAATGCCGACTGGGGCAGCGCCGTGACGCCGAACCCCATCATGACGGCAGACTGGATCGACTGCATGTGCGACGACACCCAGACGATGCGCCACGGCCTGTTGACCTCCTGCAGCACCCGCAGGATGTGCGGGCGTGCCCGGCAGTTTTCCGGAAACAGGGCCAGCGGAAGCTCGTCCGCCTTTTCCGGCTGCGCATTGACGGAGGCACACCAGATCTGCTTTTCGCGTTTCAGCAGTTCGCCGTGGGTATCGCCGTCGCGGCGCGTGACGATCGCCAGATCGATGTCGCCCCTTGCAACCAGTGGCTCCAGGTCATGGGAAAACTCGCAGACGACTTCCACGGAGATGTCGCGGAACCGCGTTGAGAACTTCTCCATGACGCAGGCGCCGAAAAGGCCGATATAGTCATCCGGCATGCCGAGCCGCACATGCTTGCGGTCGCCGAGGCTGCCGAGTTCCTCCAGCACCTGCTGCTCCAGCGCCAGCAGCTCCCTCGCCCGGCTGCAGAGCCGATCGCCCTCGGGCGTCAAAGAGACGGTTCTCGCGGTGCGGTTCAACAGGCGCACGCCCAGCCGCTCCTCGAGCCTGGCAATGGAGGTCGAAACCGCCGCCTGGCTCTTGCCGACACGCTCGCCGGCCATGGTGAAGCTGCCCGTGTCGACGATCGCCAGGAAGGTTGCAAGTGTGTCGAGATCGAAGTGATGCACGCGGTACTCGTCAGGCTTTGGATTGAAGGCGGCACTATGCGATTTGCCGGAAACCAACGCAATCCCCCGGCGCAATCCTCCCGCAGCACTTGGCGGGCGAATATGTATGCGATCGGGAGGTTATCTGCATCCAGACCTGCCATGGCTTTGTTTATCTGGCAAACGGCGTCCATGGCAGCAGCGGGGATCATATGTTTGAGGTAACAATCGTTTGTTGCAATTCCAAACGCTGGCGTCCAAAAGGGGCCGAATTGTTATCGCTAGAAATTTCTTCAAATCGCCGCCCCGGCACGCGATCGCAGAACCCAAACATGTGACGAGAGACTGGTTTGAATGTTAGAAAAATTCCTGTCTAGAGCCAATAAAGGCCTTCTAGTAAGGTTGATTTCTGAGAACTTCCGCGCCCAGGCGCCTTGGTACGCAATATCGATGTCCGCGATGGTTGTGGTCGCGGCTATGACGTCGGCCAGCGCTTGGATTATGAAGGACATTGTCAATGAGACCGTCGTCTCCAAGGATCTTCAGCGCGTCTTTGAAATCTCCGCCGTCGTCGCCATAATTTTCATTGTTAAGGGCGTCGCGTCTTATGTCCAGTCGATATTCTTGAGCAAGGCTGGAAACAATATCATCGCAGAAACGCAGAAGAATCTGTATGAGCACATACTGAAGCAGGGCGCAGCCTTTTATTCCAAGTTCCCTTCTTCCGAGCTGCTGATGCGTATAACCAACAACGCACAGTCAGCCCGAGCCGTAATTGAATTGATCGCCACCTCCCTTGTGAGAGATCTATTTTCTCTTATTGGCCTGATCTGCGTTATGGTAATTCAACAGCCAATCCTATCCCTCGCCTCATTGATTATCGGCCCGGGAGCGATATTTGGCGTCAGAATACTGACGAAGAAAGTTCGGAAGATCATGGAGCAGGAGCTTGCATCCATCGCCATGATCATTCGCAGCGTTCAAGAAACATCGACCGGCATAAAGGTGATAAAGGCCTTCGGGCTTGAGGAACACATGCGGCGACGCATGGAAAAATACGTCGGCGATGTCGAAATGAGGGCAAACAGCATTGCTCGCCTCGAGGCTGCATCAAGTCCAATCATGGAGACATTGTCAGGGCTGGCGATCGCCGCCATTTTTGCCCTCAGCGGGATTTGGGTTCTCCAGGAAGGCAACACGCCCGGCGAGTTGATGTCATTCGTCACCGCTTTGTTGCTCGCATACGAGCCGGCGAAGCGGCTCGCGCGCATGCGGATATCGCTGGAGGCCGGATTGATCGGTGTCCGAATGATGTTTGAACTGGCGGATCACCCAATTGACATCAAGGACGATCCACAGGCCGTAGATTTGCCAGTCGGCCCGGGCGAGATCAGCTTTAATGCCTTGACCTTCGGCTACAAGGGTGCGCCCCCACTCTTCAAGAATTTCAATTTGACATTCCCTGCCGGCAAGGCGACAGCCTTGGTCGGGCCATCCGGAGGTGGAAAGTCCACGATCATCAACCTGATCATGCGAATGTATGACGCTGACGCAGGTAGCGTGACCATTGATGGACACGACATAAAGACTGTCACCTTGGCATCACTTCGACGGCGGATGGCCTATGTGGGACAGGACACATTTCTTTTCAGCGGCACCATAAGGCATAACATTGCCCTTGGGGACGAAGATGTGACTGATGACGACATTGTGGCCGCCGCAAAGGCAGCCAATGCTCACGAATTCATCGTCAATCTGCCGAATGGCTACGAAAGCGATGTGGACGAAAATGGCGGGAATCTTTCCGGAGGCCAAAGGCAGCGAATTGCCATTGCAAGAGCCATTCTCAGAAATGCCGAGATTCTGATCCTCGATGAGGCGACCAGTTCCCTGGATTCCAAGTCAGAGGTTCAAATTCGTGAGGCATTGCTGAAACTCACCAAAGATCGAACCACAATCATGATCGCACATCGGCTTTCTTCGATTACAGCCGCGGATTACATTGTCTTCATTGAGAAAGGCTCGATAGCAGAGCAGGGACCTCCAGATACGCTCCTCAGGAATGACGGCCCCTATCGGCAATTATATGAGCTTCAATTGCTCCGAGGCACGGAATAGCAAAATTCGGCAAATTTCGAAAAAGCAGGATGAATCGAACCATTACAGTATCAACGAAATATCGGGAGCCTTCGGAGAGAAATCGTGGAATGTGAACCTCTTGCCATACAGGACGTGAAGCGGATCATACCGGACATCCTGTCCGACGAACGCGGCTACTTTAGCGAGATGTTCAAGCTTGATTGGTTCCAACGCACCGTCGCAAACGTGAATTTCGTTCAAGACAATGAATCGCTTTCCATCCGCGCAGGGACAGTCCGTGGGCTTCATTTTCAGGTCGCCCCTTACTCGCAGGGCAAATTGATCCGCTGCTCGCGTGGCTCGATCTACGATGTGGCCGTGGATCTGAGAACGGATTCCGACACCTTTGGACAATGGGTATCCACCGAGCTTTCGTCGGAAACCGGGGAGCAAATCTGGATACCGCCTGGCTTCGCCCACGGGTTCATGACATTGCAGCCGGACACAATCATCAATTACAAGGTCACAGCTCCCTACAGTTCGGCTCACGATAGGGGTGTGAAGTGGGACGACCCAGCAATTGGCATAACGTGGCCGACGCTGGAGCGTTATTTTCTATCTGACAAGGACAGAAAGCAGCCACCGCTAAGAGAGCTTCCATCACCCTTTGCAGATTGATTTCGAGGTAACCGAATGCGAGTTTTGGTAACGGGCGGCGCGGGCTTTATTGGCTCCGCTCTGGTACGCTATTTGGTCGGCAGTGTCGGCGTGGAAGTGCTCACGGTGGACAAGTTGACCTATGCCGGCAACCTCGCATCGTTGAAGCCAATAGAGGACAGGCCGAACCATCGCTTTTTGAAGGCGGACATCTGCGACCGCGCCTCCATGAAGCAGGCTTTTGAGAGTTTCTCACCAGATCTGGTGATGCACCTGGCAGCAGAAAGTCACGTCGACCGCTCGATCTATGGCGCGGCTGACTTCATAAACACCAACATTCTGGGGACCTTTACCCTCCTCGAAGTCGTCAAGGAGTACTGGGAAAAATTGAGCGGCGACAAGCGGAAAGCATTTAGAATGCTGCACGTTTCGACGGACGAGGTGTATGGCTCTCTTGGAGCGGAAGGACAGTTTGTCGAAACGACGGCGTATGACCCCTCCTCCCCCTACTCCGCCTCGAAAGCCGCCAGCGATCATCTGGTCACGGCATGGAATCGGACTTATGGTTTGCCCTTGATTGTGTCGAATTGTTCCAACAATTACGGACCATTCCATTTTCCGGAAAAATTGATCCCCCTTGTCATCCTCAACGCGCTCGAGAGAAAGCCGCTGCCTGTCTACGGCACCGGTGAGAATGTTCGTGACTGGCTCTATGTCGACGATCATGTTCGAGCACTCTGGCTGATCATCAATCGCGGGACAATCGGCGAAAAGTACAACATCGGCGGGAACAACGAAGTTCGCAACATCGATGTGGTGCAGCGAATATGTGAACTTTTGGACCAAATGCGTCCATCCACCTCGTCTTTCTCCGAGTTAATAACATTCATCGAAGACCGCCCTGGCCATGATGCGCGCTACGCGATCGATGCGACCAAGATTCGGAACGAGCTTGGTTGGACAGCGTTGGAGACCTTTGACACAGGTATCCAAAAGACTGTTAACTGGTATCTGGAGAATGCGTGGTGGTGGCGTCCACTTCGTGACAACATGCAGCAGCTCAGCCGTTAGCCTTCAGCGATTGTTGATGTGATGCGAATTGTCATAACCGGCAAAGAAGGGCAGGTCGCCACTGCCCTCAAGACAGCGGCTTCATGGACGAGCACTGAAGTCTTAGCGCTTGGGCGGCCGGAAATAGACCTGGAGAAGGCTACGAATTTGACGGAGCAGTTGGCGGCGCTGTCCCCCGACATCGTCATTTCCCTAGCTGCTTATACCAATGTCGATAAAGCCGAGACAGATAGCGACCGAGCGTTTGCCGTAAACAGAGATGCTGCCCACGCACTTGGAGAGGCAACGGCAAATTTGAACATACCCATCATACACATGTCGACCGACTATGTTTTTGATGGACTAAAGCCACAACCTTATGACGAAAGCGATCCCACTGGCCCGATCTCGGTCTATGGGCGCTCGAAGCTTGCAGGCGAGTTGGCTGTCGCCAATACAAATCCCAACCATGCCATACTCAGAACAGCGTGGATCTATTCGCCTTACGGCAAGAACTTCTTGAAAACGATCCTGCGCGTTAGTCGGGAAAAGGACGAACTGAGGGTCGTTTCCGACCAGGTTGGCTGCCCGACTTCAGCTGACGACATCGCAGGTGCGATCCTTCAGATCGCAGAGCGTCTCAGGTCCGATCCGTCGCCCAGACTGCGCGGAATATTCCACGTCGCCGGCGCAGGAGAGTGCAGTTGGGCGGGGTTGGCGACGCACATAGTCTCCACCGCCGAGGAAATCACCGGCAGGACGACAAAGGTTAACGAGATCACATCTCGGGAACTGAATTTACCAGCAAATCGCCCCTCAAATTCTCGCCT
Proteins encoded in this region:
- a CDS encoding LysR family transcriptional regulator, encoding MHHFDLDTLATFLAIVDTGSFTMAGERVGKSQAAVSTSIARLEERLGVRLLNRTARTVSLTPEGDRLCSRARELLALEQQVLEELGSLGDRKHVRLGMPDDYIGLFGACVMEKFSTRFRDISVEVVCEFSHDLEPLVARGDIDLAIVTRRDGDTHGELLKREKQIWCASVNAQPEKADELPLALFPENCRARPHILRVLQEVNRPWRIVWVSSHMQSIQSAVMMGFGVTALPQSALTFEHRVLSEADGLPPLPELELALIMAPGVSLAGRKLASFLRSEFSPLEALSPPAGLRLPSAR
- the rfbC gene encoding dTDP-4-dehydrorhamnose 3,5-epimerase codes for the protein MECEPLAIQDVKRIIPDILSDERGYFSEMFKLDWFQRTVANVNFVQDNESLSIRAGTVRGLHFQVAPYSQGKLIRCSRGSIYDVAVDLRTDSDTFGQWVSTELSSETGEQIWIPPGFAHGFMTLQPDTIINYKVTAPYSSAHDRGVKWDDPAIGITWPTLERYFLSDKDRKQPPLRELPSPFAD
- the rfbB gene encoding dTDP-glucose 4,6-dehydratase, with translation MRVLVTGGAGFIGSALVRYLVGSVGVEVLTVDKLTYAGNLASLKPIEDRPNHRFLKADICDRASMKQAFESFSPDLVMHLAAESHVDRSIYGAADFINTNILGTFTLLEVVKEYWEKLSGDKRKAFRMLHVSTDEVYGSLGAEGQFVETTAYDPSSPYSASKAASDHLVTAWNRTYGLPLIVSNCSNNYGPFHFPEKLIPLVILNALERKPLPVYGTGENVRDWLYVDDHVRALWLIINRGTIGEKYNIGGNNEVRNIDVVQRICELLDQMRPSTSSFSELITFIEDRPGHDARYAIDATKIRNELGWTALETFDTGIQKTVNWYLENAWWWRPLRDNMQQLSR
- the rfbD gene encoding dTDP-4-dehydrorhamnose reductase → MRIVITGKEGQVATALKTAASWTSTEVLALGRPEIDLEKATNLTEQLAALSPDIVISLAAYTNVDKAETDSDRAFAVNRDAAHALGEATANLNIPIIHMSTDYVFDGLKPQPYDESDPTGPISVYGRSKLAGELAVANTNPNHAILRTAWIYSPYGKNFLKTILRVSREKDELRVVSDQVGCPTSADDIAGAILQIAERLRSDPSPRLRGIFHVAGAGECSWAGLATHIVSTAEEITGRTTKVNEITSRELNLPANRPSNSRLDCSKLLNLYGFRLPDWKRSSRKVVLKLLTGNDR
- a CDS encoding ABC transporter ATP-binding protein, translating into MLEKFLSRANKGLLVRLISENFRAQAPWYAISMSAMVVVAAMTSASAWIMKDIVNETVVSKDLQRVFEISAVVAIIFIVKGVASYVQSIFLSKAGNNIIAETQKNLYEHILKQGAAFYSKFPSSELLMRITNNAQSARAVIELIATSLVRDLFSLIGLICVMVIQQPILSLASLIIGPGAIFGVRILTKKVRKIMEQELASIAMIIRSVQETSTGIKVIKAFGLEEHMRRRMEKYVGDVEMRANSIARLEAASSPIMETLSGLAIAAIFALSGIWVLQEGNTPGELMSFVTALLLAYEPAKRLARMRISLEAGLIGVRMMFELADHPIDIKDDPQAVDLPVGPGEISFNALTFGYKGAPPLFKNFNLTFPAGKATALVGPSGGGKSTIINLIMRMYDADAGSVTIDGHDIKTVTLASLRRRMAYVGQDTFLFSGTIRHNIALGDEDVTDDDIVAAAKAANAHEFIVNLPNGYESDVDENGGNLSGGQRQRIAIARAILRNAEILILDEATSSLDSKSEVQIREALLKLTKDRTTIMIAHRLSSITAADYIVFIEKGSIAEQGPPDTLLRNDGPYRQLYELQLLRGTE